A window from Toxoplasma gondii ME49 chromosome IX, whole genome shotgun sequence encodes these proteins:
- a CDS encoding hypothetical protein (encoded by transcript TGME49_267700), which translates to MPASSLGDLPYLLRQRFEALRHGYANSSLFTKNATFVVLGAVAGYFVGKAERQRRLAEGDLNRNVHVTFYTLPHTPSLSSSAPSSSSSSSPSSSPPSSSSPSSSSVGSEEKVQEWRQARKAFEQEWNRGARAVQRLPGYSWTQIYRLSPQQPQVFPFVSPGPRATERRGVLGDASAPRAAEERTKGRPSGGREEGAETEQRGREGAPHPPDYIQLRQWFGDASEREKERARDASDVAAMCVEAEKAEYEIVVDDSLVRIIQ; encoded by the coding sequence ATGCCGGCGTCTTCGCTTGGAGACCTCCCGTACCTGCTTCGGCAGCGGTTCGAGGCTCTGCGTCACGGCTACGCgaactcttctctctttacGAAGAATGCAACTTTCGTTGTTCTTGGCGCAGTCGCCGGCTACTTCGTAGGAAAGGCAGAACGACAAAGACGCCTTGCTGAAGGAGATTTAAACCGAAACGTCCACGTCACCTTCTACACTCTTCCCCACACTCcgtccctctcttcttctgcgccttcctcttcctcttcttcttctccttcttcttctcctccttcgtcttcttctccttcttcttcttcagtagggagcgaggagaaggtcCAAGAGTGGAGGCAAGCGCGCAAGGCATTCGAGCAAGAGTGGAACAGGGGAGCTCGTGCGGTGCAGCGTTTGCCGGGATACTCGTGGACGCAGATTtaccgtctctctccgcagcAGCCTCAGGTCttccctttcgtctctccgggACCtcgagcgacggagagacgcggcgtCTTGGGAGACGCTTCTGCTCCGCGCGCGgcggaggaaagaacgaaggGACGCCCGTCGGGaggccgcgaagaaggcgcagagaccGAGCAGAggggcagagaaggagcgcCGCACCCGCCAGACTACATTCAGCTGCGACAGTGGTtcggagacgcgagcgagcgcgagaaagaacgcgccagagacgcgagcgatGTAGCGGCGATGTGCGTGGAagcggagaaggcagagTACGAGATCGTCGTGGATGATTCGCTTGTTCGGATCATTCAGTga